CACACTTCCTGCTTGGACCACAGTGGCCAGCTCAGTCAGGGCCTCCTGATAGTGCAGGGACTCACTCTGGACAAAAGACCCCTGTCCCACAGCTGACTGCCACATAGTCATGCAGCAGGGTATCAATGGGGGCCTTGCGCATATCCTTGAAAGGAGTAGTCTTGTTACAAAGATCAAGCAGGTAGGAATGGAAATTTCTGCCCTTTAGGGAATGGGGATGCTTACCTTCCCTGTGAAATGGGATGTCAGAGGCAGGAATGGCGTCCAGAGTTATCTCTTGGACAGACAGTTGCAGCACCTTTtatttccctgggtttccagctgtGGTAGCCTGGCATCATCATCTGCAAGGAGCCAGGGTTCCTACTTGCAATCTGGAACTCTGAATAGTTGAATATCAATCTCTTCTTTCAGATCCTTGGGGGCATTGTGTCCCACAGGGACATGAGGGCCCCTCCGAGATTTCATTGCAAAATGCATGATTTGCCTTTTCACAAAAATAAATAGCAGTACAAACAGCAGGTTCCCGTAGGCCATCGCCAGCACGATATTCACCCCGGACAGCCAGTCACTACTGGACGCCATGGCCTTCCCACCCTACACAGAGCTGTTCTGGTTTACCCCATTGCCTTTACTCCTCAGCCCGAGTTCGTCTGTGTTTCTTGGAGCTCCCCGGCCATTTCCTTATGGGGAAAGACTAAGTGAGAAAACATGGCGGCTTGCAGGGATGGGGGGACACAATTCTTTTattgaaactcttcaatccaAAAGACAGAGAGCTATGATACAAGAGAGAAAGCGATGGGAAGgaacagcaacagagacatggtggtagCAAAACAAAGAGACTGAGAGAGAACAATGAGATTAGAGGTCACACAACAAAAGAGctcagtgcctttgggcaggaagtTAGTAGGTGAAGTAGTGTACATCTGAGTACCTCTCATGGTACTAGACTGCCCAACCCACACAGAGCTGAGTGCATTTGGTCTGAGGCTAAGGGGCGGAGCGACCATTTATCTGCAGtgctaaaagaactttgtaatattTGCTCATTCAGGACAGAGACCAGGAGGCTGCAGAGTCTGACCTTACCTGCAGGTATGTCTGTCAAGATTCTGTCTGAAaggagaactgtaccttgagtcaaGTATGACTCTAAATTGTGTGCTAGGGTAGAAAAAGTAAACCctatgtcaaatataatttaaggagatcaTTTATTATACTTAAAAGATAACAAAAGGCACGTgcacgcatgtgcacacacacgcacacacaacatATATTTAAGGGAGGCCAATAGCATGAAGTCAAAATAACAActgataacaacaacaaggatTCAGTCGGGACCCTGAATAAACAGGACATAGAACAAAAGACATTGTACGGATCATGATTGGCGGCAGATTAATAAATCACATGTACAGATGGGACTACAGCAacaggaatgggaccatgattaggacatgcacattattaaaGGGACTTACAAGATAGGTCCAGGGCTTTTACACAAAGCAAGTCAAGGCAAGACTCATGAAAATGGCCTCCGGTTTGTCCTCAGGAAGCtgatctccatcaaggatacacctAGGTAGGCAAGTGGAGAGGGTCTGGCTGGAAAGGAatgcaggcaatctacttcaaagGCATTTCCCCCAGGGGAAGATGACCTAGctgcttggttaatgatcagatagaatttaatggaggcttaatcaaattaGGGACACAGCAAATAGACattgagttgtcactgtcatcagcaacccaaacctaaaacccaactcgctgccatcgagtggattctaatTATAGCAGCCCTTGAGGAGAAGATGAACTGCTATTTGCTCACCCTGTTTGGAGTccagtgaatggatttggttcacaaaccagtcagaagttgaaatcctctCTGGTGatacttcaatgtgcaagacagtagtaacagatttctagctccctagattggctcatatttctctgtggcaaatcattgatctgaaacagaagaggagtcaatgttgagaaagacatggcagattCTTAGCCTGTACTCCGCGTACTAagtagtgaccacccccacaccCTGGGATCAAACCATGTTCCAATctgagggtgtttgcattaaacagagtccactctatctttacagagcaattttactaatttctcaaatattcttttaaactttggatccacattctatatatacaatatttattttcagaattaaatggAAGTATTAAAAACCTCaaaattctcaagctccattgaagctaAATATCTtcatttcaccagcaatctaacggAAGAAATTAGTATTTTATGAAGAACACTCTTTACTAACCTGTACTGCACCTCAGACCACAGCCCTTGATGTATTTGGCTAAAGTGATCCAGGTGAATCGTGCTCACATATGCCACTCAAATCCatgctgagcttttcatcaagtttaacccgccccaatccccttgcatcctgtgtattctttacaatatctactgTGTGTGAAGAAATGTCTACCATTGGGtaacccatttatgcacaatagtgaggtAAGTAGAGAAACTTGCTGTAGAAGTGGCCTACAAGAAACAgagggacaccaataggacaacccagaggtaccttggccaacacagagatatcctaaacaagaaaatAAGCCAGGGGaaaccttatttgctactcttttAAGCTCTTGTGATTATGGttgtccaattttaaagccttttagaaagactgcagcctacagtcaaggaatggCAAAGGGTAGGTAGATGGTTGCCAAGATCCAAGGTAAaggcagaagcttaaaagaaTAAGacggatccagaaaagagatgactggtcaactattttgtcatctttgcctaGATGCTGGATTCCAagctctaggtaatgctgacagatgtcaaacaaaacaaactgtaGGAGAGGGCATATTGGCTTGGATTTTGGCTGTCCCATCTATAGTCTTATTCTccaaggaagaagggggaaagctaGTGCATAGGCTTCAGCTTGTGAAACATGCTCTAAGCGAAACTAgtttggcaggaaaacaaaatgaatgtaCTGAGAAGAGGCTACGGTGTGATAAAATAGGGAGGCagtagcctgagtggctagttggacatcACTGGTACTGCCCTTTTGCAGCCCACAGGGTGTTTCTGAAGGAGagatgtgtgaggttgcagttataggataaagggtacAGACTAGTGCTCCTCTGAAATGAATCAGCAAGTCAAGCGACTAGAGAAAAGCACAGTTGTTTTAGGCTCTCTCATGTATAtcagtcatcaagcataccttgaatataaggctctCCATTCCACCAGGTCTTAAGGACAGGCTTCAACTCAGGGTTCTTAAATTGGTTGGCTGCAGAGTAAGGTTGGCTTCCATGCCCCTCCTTtagcaacattcttaatctaaacTTGACTAAATTTTAATTCCTTTCAGAAATACTGATAGCTTATGCAaaagacacacaaaaaaacctgaatggtgatagtaaccgtcaagagatcaaaagatacaagAGGACTTATGTTGAGGACtaggttcacctcacccaaatcatggtattgtcAATAGCCTCGTATGTATTGGAAGTTGAACACTGTATAAgaaagatcgaagaagaatcgatttgtctgaattataatgctggcaaagaatactgaaataacattggtctccaaagcacaaacaagtctgtcttagaagaaggaagCTCAGAGAGCTAGTTAAAGGTAAAGATAGCGAAAGTTCATATTACATACTCtagacaatgttgtcagaagggagcagtctctggagaaggatagtgtatgtggtaaagtagaagggcagggaaaaataggaatccccaaATAAATGGACTGAcatcatgatggcaacaatgggttcatcctaaattgtgagtatggcagcagagagggcagtgtttccttctgttgtctactgggtccctatgatgtggaatcaactcaatgacatctaacacaaCAACCTCAGAATCCACTAATCAGTACCCAAGACATGCACAAAATAccagtgtgttatgtttacaaaagttatttcctaaaagaagaaaagagaaaaaaatgattagggcaaagactgtacagatgtgctttatacaattgatgtatgtatatgtatgaactgtgaaaagaattgtatcagccccaataaattgttaaaataaaaaaaaaagttatttccatggtaacgGATGCCAAACCTTTCATGCAACATTTGCTGGAACATAcgctctcttattaaaaagaaggaaatgtaaaaaaaaagaaaagaaacaaaaagaaaatgattagggcaaagaatgtacagatgtgctttatacaattgatgtatgtatggattgtgataagagttgtatgagtcggtGGAGCGTTACAACTAGGGCCGACTGGGACATGGCGGCTTTTGATGGCCCCGCTAAGCCTCTGCTGTCGCTGAACCCGCAGGAACAGGCCAAGTTCCAGAAGCAGGTGGTGCAGGTCCGCCGGCGCGCGGCCCAGCAAGAGAAACTCACACCTGGAGTTGTGTATGTGGGTCACATACCGCGAGGCCTTTTTGAACCCCAGCTCAAGGCTTATTTCTCCCAGTTTGGTGCTGTTTCAAGACTCAAGTTGTCCAGAAGTAAAAAGACTGGAAATAGCAAAGGCTATGCCTTTGTGGAGTTTGAGTCAGATGATGTTGCCAAGATAGTTGCTGAGACAATGAACAACTACCTTTTTGGTGAAAGACTCTTGAAGTGTGATTTTATGCCACCTGAAAAAGTCCATGAAGAGCTTTTCAAAGACTGGGATATTCCATTTTCAAAGCCATCCCATCCAGCAGTAAAACGGTACAATAAGAAACGAA
The Tenrec ecaudatus isolate mTenEca1 chromosome 3, mTenEca1.hap1, whole genome shotgun sequence DNA segment above includes these coding regions:
- the LOC142443302 gene encoding LOW QUALITY PROTEIN: MKI67 FHA domain-interacting nucleolar phosphoprotein-like (The sequence of the model RefSeq protein was modified relative to this genomic sequence to represent the inferred CDS: inserted 1 base in 1 codon) gives rise to the protein MAAFDGPAKPLLSLNPQEQAKFQKQVVQVRRRAAQQEKLTPGVVYVGHIPRGLFEPQLKAYFSQFGAVSRLKLSRSKKTGNSKGYAFVEFESDDVAKIVAETMNNYLFGERLLKCDFMPPEKVHEELFKDWDIPFSKPSHPAVKRYNKKRTLPEKLRMXERFKNKEKLLRKKLAKKGIVYSFPLLVLPKKKNQNVSNSDLQNSMNSQDSTPVCTPSYLERRKSEVAELNDDEDHEIILKQPAVDVKEEIQETQPPPAKSGRKRKRKSKQ